The following proteins are co-located in the Nocardia bhagyanarayanae genome:
- a CDS encoding MCE family protein: MRPSRKAAILAMGIALTLGATGCQWDGLNSLPMPGAEGTGEGSYQIRIQMPNVTTLTQNSPVRVDDVPVGTVSGIEVENWHALVTVSLNRDVKLPANAVAKIGQTSLLGSNHIELGPPTDAPPEGELKAGDVIPLDRAGAFPTTEQVLSSLSVVLNGGGVAQLETITRELNAALSGNEEAIRDLIPQLNELTTNLQAQTGDIIAALEGLDRLGGQLAQQRDVLGGAIERIHPALTVLADRTANITHAITALGELSDVTQRVVSMSGENLKANLASLEPVLQQLSDTGNNLVESLKILLTFPFPMKNIDKAIKGDYLNLFMTVDMTAKRLDSNWLTGTPLGGRFGGVEGVVGSFAPPTASDSGNPATGPLQAPPPGQQPTPTIPGLPPIPGLPAIPGLTVPLPGAGNTAPQGSPGR; this comes from the coding sequence TGGGACGGCCTGAACTCGCTGCCGATGCCGGGCGCCGAGGGCACCGGCGAGGGCTCGTACCAGATCCGCATCCAGATGCCGAATGTCACCACGCTGACCCAGAATTCGCCGGTGCGCGTGGACGACGTCCCGGTGGGCACGGTGTCCGGCATCGAGGTGGAGAACTGGCACGCGCTGGTGACCGTCTCGCTGAACCGCGACGTGAAACTGCCCGCCAACGCGGTCGCCAAGATCGGCCAGACCAGTCTGCTCGGCAGCAATCACATCGAACTCGGTCCGCCGACCGACGCACCGCCGGAAGGCGAGCTGAAGGCGGGCGACGTCATCCCGCTGGACCGGGCCGGTGCCTTTCCGACCACCGAGCAGGTGCTCTCCTCGCTGTCGGTGGTGTTGAACGGCGGCGGCGTCGCGCAGCTCGAGACCATCACCCGCGAGCTGAACGCCGCGCTGAGCGGAAACGAGGAAGCGATCCGCGACCTGATTCCGCAGTTGAACGAGCTCACCACCAACCTGCAGGCGCAGACCGGCGACATCATCGCCGCGCTGGAAGGCCTCGATCGTCTCGGCGGGCAGCTGGCACAACAGCGCGACGTCCTCGGCGGCGCGATCGAGCGCATCCATCCGGCGCTGACCGTGTTGGCCGACCGCACGGCGAACATCACCCACGCCATCACCGCGCTCGGTGAGCTCAGCGACGTCACCCAGCGGGTCGTCAGCATGAGCGGGGAGAACCTGAAGGCGAACCTCGCCAGCCTCGAGCCGGTGCTCCAGCAGCTGTCCGACACCGGAAACAACCTCGTCGAGTCGCTGAAGATCCTGCTCACCTTCCCGTTCCCGATGAAGAACATCGACAAGGCGATCAAGGGCGACTACCTGAATCTGTTCATGACGGTGGACATGACGGCCAAGCGCCTCGACTCGAACTGGCTCACCGGCACCCCGCTCGGCGGCCGGTTCGGCGGCGTCGAGGGCGTGGTCGGCAGCTTCGCCCCGCCCACCGCGAGCGACAGCGGCAACCCGGCGACCGGCCCGCTGCAGGCCCCGCCCCCTGGCCAGCAGCCGACGCCGACCATCCCCGGTTTGCCGCCGATACCCGGTCTTCCCGCCATTCCAGGTTTGACCGTGCCGCTGCCGGGGGCGGGAAACACTGCGCCGCAAGGGAGTCCGGGCCGATGA